In a single window of the Porites lutea chromosome 14, jaPorLute2.1, whole genome shotgun sequence genome:
- the LOC140925121 gene encoding uncharacterized protein isoform X3 has protein sequence MDPSELRRVELLHSPSDADESRQWYVLDAKICGVKPNKFLSSSPLVRNFPGEFTMVQLSELKNGGSFDRRHIQDSEVAIATLFGVVSAIVRQKFKEGEAEQYQWLVDAINSLKIGKVETETSDIRLESSASGADFRDLLKAASDVASAIERENERLKAHLDRAQRQLESLSEDVKKLKQLIESGQRPETNKSEGDAKQEQIADQDVWTSISDVCDKFRIYLADVIVNEKHRPEVARVLSDIAEKLRSNSSSPLQALETILGDSCVKFLQSLRVPDWTLLYFKLQSRIPDQAWQMLLNISQLGRTGAKTDIPILLNKNQIKALRQMIFGVVKKALGIRPLPDGGPHGYQVNLSSAVAWAAREARLHDPDKEDLDVNLKLDGRPFCGRHQVLFGIVPIDVEHASSESCKSVYPVAVANCQENREDVEALIKDINRQKEAIKKHGIWVDGRHFKVKFTVTLDYKALIMLIKRKGADANKNCDGLCKRGLDTECCVFCKVIRGCDCPGVPRGEACAECFLKSKANIGGWKGLRDDLLFLLEEELCDVNLCALHCELRNTEQLLISLGMFAYDCGSLKDCNYVLSEYGPDSMKGRDRILVKTKPGQESAIERHNFQVISFSGSTERRFLENIDEIVTRSLPKENLKSFFQNKDVAETYLLNQVTFCEEMVQAEVLALIVMPERFWDT, from the exons ATGGATCCCTCCGAACTTCGGAGGGTTGAATTGCTCCACTCTCCTTCAGATGCTGATGAATCGAGGCAATGGTATGTTTTGGATGCCAAGATATGTGGAGTTAAACCTAACAAGTTTTTGTCAAGCAGCCCATTAGTTCGGAATTTTCCTGGTGAATTTACCATGGTGCAGCTCTCGGAGTTGAAAAATGGCGGGAGTTTCGATCGCCGGCACATTCAAGACAGCGAAGTGGCTATCGCCACTCTATTTGGAGTTGTTTCTGCTATCGTCCGGCAGAAATTTAAAGAAGGAGAAGCAGAGCAGTATCAATGGCTGGTTGATGCAATAAATTCGCTCAAAATTGGAAAAGTCGAAACGGAAACAAGCGATATTCGACTAGAGTCAAGCGCTAGCGGAGCCGACTTTCGGGATCTTCTTAAAGCCGCTAGTGATGTTGCATCCGCAATCGAAAGGGAAAACGAACGACTTAAAGCCCATCTCGATCGAGCCCAGAGGCAGCTAGAATCCCTGTCTGAAGATGTAAAGAAATTGAAGCAATTAATTGAAAGCGGGCAAAGGCCAGAGACGAACAAAAGCGAGGGAGATGCGAAACAGGAGCAGATCGCCGATCAAGATGTGTGGACCTCGATCAGCGATGTGTGCGATAAATTCCGGATCTATCTCGCTGATGTTATTGTCAATGAAAAGCACCGTCCCGAGGTCGCACGAGTGCTCAGCGACATCGCTGAAAAATTAAGAAGCAACAGCAGCAGTCCATTGCAAGCGCTGGAAACTATATTGGGTGACAGCTGTGTAAAGTTTTTGCAATCGCTTCGAGTGCCAGACTGGACTTTGCTGTATTTCAAACTTCAGTCGAGGATCCCAGACCAAGCCTGGCAAATGTTGCTTAACATTTCTCAGCTAGGACGAACCGGC GCTAAAACTGACATTCCAATCCTGTTGAATAAGAACCAAATAAAGGCATTGCGCCAGATGATATTTGGTGTGGTCAAAAAAGCTTTGGGCATCAGACCTTTACCAGATGGAGGACCACATGGCTACCAGGTGAACCTGTCATCAGCAGTGGCTTGGGCTGCTAGAGAGGCTCGACTGCATGACCCTGACAAGGAAGATCTGGATGTCAACCTCAAGCTAGACGGAAGACCATTTTGTG GTCGGCACCAGGTATTGTTTGGTATTGTGCCTATCGATGTTGAACATGCTTCAAGTGAAAGCTGTAAAAGTGTCTACCCAGTAGCTGTTGCTAATTGCCAAGAAAACAG GGAAGATGTTGAGGCCCTTATTAAAGACATCAACCGTCAGAAAGAGGCAATAAAGAAACATGGCATATGGGTTGATGGAAGGCACTTTAAAGTTAAATTTACAG TTACCCTTGATTATAAAGCTCTGATTATGCTTATCAAGCGGAAAGGCGCCGATGCCAACAAGAATTGTGATGGCCTTTGTAAGAGAGGGTTAGACACAGAATGCTGTGTATTCTGCAAAGTTATAAGG GGATGTGACTGTCCTGGCGTTCCTCGTGGCGAAGCCTGTGCTGAGTGTTTCCTAAAAAGCAAAGCCAATATTGGGGG ATGGAAGGGTTTAAGAGATGACTTGCTCTTTCTCCTTGAAGAGGAGCTATGTGATGTGAATTTGTGTGCTCTGCATTGTGAGCTCAGAAACACTGAGCAATTGTTAATTTCACTTGGGATGTTTGCCTATGACTGTGGAAGCCTCAAGGACTGCAATTATGTTCTCTCTGAGTATGGTCCTGACAGTATGAAGGGGAGAGACAGGATTCTGGTCAAGACAAAACCAGGGCAGGAAAGTGCTATTGAGAGGCACAACTTTCAAGTAATATCATTTTCAG GGTCAACTGAACGCCGGTTCCTGGAGAACATTGACGAGATTGTTACGCGATCACTACCCAAGGAAAATCTTAAGTCCTTTTTCCAGAACAAAGATGTTGCGGAGACATACCTGTTAAATCAGGTTACATTTTGTGAAGAAATGGTTCAG gctGAAGTCCTGGCACTCATAgtaatgcctgagcgcttctgggatacaTAA
- the LOC140925121 gene encoding uncharacterized protein isoform X1, producing the protein MDPSELRRVELLHSPSDADESRQWYVLDAKICGVKPNKFLSSSPLVRNFPGEFTMVQLSELKNGGSFDRRHIQDSEVAIATLFGVVSAIVRQKFKEGEAEQYQWLVDAINSLKIGKVETETSDIRLESSASGADFRDLLKAASDVASAIERENERLKAHLDRAQRQLESLSEDVKKLKQLIESGQRPETNKSEGDAKQEQIADQDVWTSISDVCDKFRIYLADVIVNEKHRPEVARVLSDIAEKLRSNSSSPLQALETILGDSCVKFLQSLRVPDWTLLYFKLQSRIPDQAWQMLLNISQLGRTGAKTDIPILLNKNQIKALRQMIFGVVKKALGIRPLPDGGPHGYQVNLSSAVAWAAREARLHDPDKEDLDVNLKLDGRPFCGRHQVLFGIVPIDVEHASSESCKSVYPVAVANCQENREDVEALIKDINRQKEAIKKHGIWVDGRHFKVKFTVTLDYKALIMLIKRKGADANKNCDGLCKRGLDTECCVFCKVIRGCDCPGVPRGEACAECFLKSKANIGGWKGLRDDLLFLLEEELCDVNLCALHCELRNTEQLLISLGMFAYDCGSLKDCNYVLSEYGPDSMKGRDRILVKTKPGQESAIERHNFQVISFSGSTERRFLENIDEIVTRSLPKENLKSFFQNKDVAETYLLNQVTFCEEMVQGNVVYPFWFTQAEVLALIVMPERFWDT; encoded by the exons ATGGATCCCTCCGAACTTCGGAGGGTTGAATTGCTCCACTCTCCTTCAGATGCTGATGAATCGAGGCAATGGTATGTTTTGGATGCCAAGATATGTGGAGTTAAACCTAACAAGTTTTTGTCAAGCAGCCCATTAGTTCGGAATTTTCCTGGTGAATTTACCATGGTGCAGCTCTCGGAGTTGAAAAATGGCGGGAGTTTCGATCGCCGGCACATTCAAGACAGCGAAGTGGCTATCGCCACTCTATTTGGAGTTGTTTCTGCTATCGTCCGGCAGAAATTTAAAGAAGGAGAAGCAGAGCAGTATCAATGGCTGGTTGATGCAATAAATTCGCTCAAAATTGGAAAAGTCGAAACGGAAACAAGCGATATTCGACTAGAGTCAAGCGCTAGCGGAGCCGACTTTCGGGATCTTCTTAAAGCCGCTAGTGATGTTGCATCCGCAATCGAAAGGGAAAACGAACGACTTAAAGCCCATCTCGATCGAGCCCAGAGGCAGCTAGAATCCCTGTCTGAAGATGTAAAGAAATTGAAGCAATTAATTGAAAGCGGGCAAAGGCCAGAGACGAACAAAAGCGAGGGAGATGCGAAACAGGAGCAGATCGCCGATCAAGATGTGTGGACCTCGATCAGCGATGTGTGCGATAAATTCCGGATCTATCTCGCTGATGTTATTGTCAATGAAAAGCACCGTCCCGAGGTCGCACGAGTGCTCAGCGACATCGCTGAAAAATTAAGAAGCAACAGCAGCAGTCCATTGCAAGCGCTGGAAACTATATTGGGTGACAGCTGTGTAAAGTTTTTGCAATCGCTTCGAGTGCCAGACTGGACTTTGCTGTATTTCAAACTTCAGTCGAGGATCCCAGACCAAGCCTGGCAAATGTTGCTTAACATTTCTCAGCTAGGACGAACCGGC GCTAAAACTGACATTCCAATCCTGTTGAATAAGAACCAAATAAAGGCATTGCGCCAGATGATATTTGGTGTGGTCAAAAAAGCTTTGGGCATCAGACCTTTACCAGATGGAGGACCACATGGCTACCAGGTGAACCTGTCATCAGCAGTGGCTTGGGCTGCTAGAGAGGCTCGACTGCATGACCCTGACAAGGAAGATCTGGATGTCAACCTCAAGCTAGACGGAAGACCATTTTGTG GTCGGCACCAGGTATTGTTTGGTATTGTGCCTATCGATGTTGAACATGCTTCAAGTGAAAGCTGTAAAAGTGTCTACCCAGTAGCTGTTGCTAATTGCCAAGAAAACAG GGAAGATGTTGAGGCCCTTATTAAAGACATCAACCGTCAGAAAGAGGCAATAAAGAAACATGGCATATGGGTTGATGGAAGGCACTTTAAAGTTAAATTTACAG TTACCCTTGATTATAAAGCTCTGATTATGCTTATCAAGCGGAAAGGCGCCGATGCCAACAAGAATTGTGATGGCCTTTGTAAGAGAGGGTTAGACACAGAATGCTGTGTATTCTGCAAAGTTATAAGG GGATGTGACTGTCCTGGCGTTCCTCGTGGCGAAGCCTGTGCTGAGTGTTTCCTAAAAAGCAAAGCCAATATTGGGGG ATGGAAGGGTTTAAGAGATGACTTGCTCTTTCTCCTTGAAGAGGAGCTATGTGATGTGAATTTGTGTGCTCTGCATTGTGAGCTCAGAAACACTGAGCAATTGTTAATTTCACTTGGGATGTTTGCCTATGACTGTGGAAGCCTCAAGGACTGCAATTATGTTCTCTCTGAGTATGGTCCTGACAGTATGAAGGGGAGAGACAGGATTCTGGTCAAGACAAAACCAGGGCAGGAAAGTGCTATTGAGAGGCACAACTTTCAAGTAATATCATTTTCAG GGTCAACTGAACGCCGGTTCCTGGAGAACATTGACGAGATTGTTACGCGATCACTACCCAAGGAAAATCTTAAGTCCTTTTTCCAGAACAAAGATGTTGCGGAGACATACCTGTTAAATCAGGTTACATTTTGTGAAGAAATGGTTCAG GGAAATGTTgtctatcctttctggttcacccaggctGAAGTCCTGGCACTCATAgtaatgcctgagcgcttctgggatacaTAA
- the LOC140925121 gene encoding uncharacterized protein isoform X2, giving the protein MDPSELRRVELLHSPSDADESRQWYVLDAKICGVKPNKFLSSSPLVRNFPGEFTMVQLSELKNGGSFDRRHIQDSEVAIATLFGVVSAIVRQKFKEGEAEQYQWLVDAINSLKIGKVETETSDIRLESSASGADFRDLLKAASDVASAIERENERLKAHLDRAQRQLESLSEDVKKLKQLIESGQRPETNKSEGDAKQEQIADQDVWTSISDVCDKFRIYLADVIVNEKHRPEVARVLSDIAEKLRSNSSSPLQALETILGDSCVKFLQSLRVPDWTLLYFKLQSRIPDQAWQMLLNISQLGRTGAKTDIPILLNKNQIKALRQMIFGVVKKALGIRPLPDGGPHGYQVNLSSAVAWAAREARLHDPDKEDLDVNLKLDGRPFCGRHQVLFGIVPIDVEHASSESCKSVYPVAVANCQENREDVEALIKDINRQKEAIKKHGIWVDGRHFKVKFTVTLDYKALIMLIKRKGADANKNCDGLCKRGLDTECCVFCKVIRGCDCPGVPRGEACAECFLKSKANIGGWKGLRDDLLFLLEEELCDVNLCALHCELRNTEQLLISLGMFAYDCGSLKDCNYVLSEYGPDSMKGRDRILVKTKPGQESAIERHNFQVISFSGSTERRFLENIDEIVTRSLPKENLKSFFQNKDVAETYLLNQVTFCEEMVQGNVVYPFWFTQAEVLAFKVMPERFWDI; this is encoded by the exons ATGGATCCCTCCGAACTTCGGAGGGTTGAATTGCTCCACTCTCCTTCAGATGCTGATGAATCGAGGCAATGGTATGTTTTGGATGCCAAGATATGTGGAGTTAAACCTAACAAGTTTTTGTCAAGCAGCCCATTAGTTCGGAATTTTCCTGGTGAATTTACCATGGTGCAGCTCTCGGAGTTGAAAAATGGCGGGAGTTTCGATCGCCGGCACATTCAAGACAGCGAAGTGGCTATCGCCACTCTATTTGGAGTTGTTTCTGCTATCGTCCGGCAGAAATTTAAAGAAGGAGAAGCAGAGCAGTATCAATGGCTGGTTGATGCAATAAATTCGCTCAAAATTGGAAAAGTCGAAACGGAAACAAGCGATATTCGACTAGAGTCAAGCGCTAGCGGAGCCGACTTTCGGGATCTTCTTAAAGCCGCTAGTGATGTTGCATCCGCAATCGAAAGGGAAAACGAACGACTTAAAGCCCATCTCGATCGAGCCCAGAGGCAGCTAGAATCCCTGTCTGAAGATGTAAAGAAATTGAAGCAATTAATTGAAAGCGGGCAAAGGCCAGAGACGAACAAAAGCGAGGGAGATGCGAAACAGGAGCAGATCGCCGATCAAGATGTGTGGACCTCGATCAGCGATGTGTGCGATAAATTCCGGATCTATCTCGCTGATGTTATTGTCAATGAAAAGCACCGTCCCGAGGTCGCACGAGTGCTCAGCGACATCGCTGAAAAATTAAGAAGCAACAGCAGCAGTCCATTGCAAGCGCTGGAAACTATATTGGGTGACAGCTGTGTAAAGTTTTTGCAATCGCTTCGAGTGCCAGACTGGACTTTGCTGTATTTCAAACTTCAGTCGAGGATCCCAGACCAAGCCTGGCAAATGTTGCTTAACATTTCTCAGCTAGGACGAACCGGC GCTAAAACTGACATTCCAATCCTGTTGAATAAGAACCAAATAAAGGCATTGCGCCAGATGATATTTGGTGTGGTCAAAAAAGCTTTGGGCATCAGACCTTTACCAGATGGAGGACCACATGGCTACCAGGTGAACCTGTCATCAGCAGTGGCTTGGGCTGCTAGAGAGGCTCGACTGCATGACCCTGACAAGGAAGATCTGGATGTCAACCTCAAGCTAGACGGAAGACCATTTTGTG GTCGGCACCAGGTATTGTTTGGTATTGTGCCTATCGATGTTGAACATGCTTCAAGTGAAAGCTGTAAAAGTGTCTACCCAGTAGCTGTTGCTAATTGCCAAGAAAACAG GGAAGATGTTGAGGCCCTTATTAAAGACATCAACCGTCAGAAAGAGGCAATAAAGAAACATGGCATATGGGTTGATGGAAGGCACTTTAAAGTTAAATTTACAG TTACCCTTGATTATAAAGCTCTGATTATGCTTATCAAGCGGAAAGGCGCCGATGCCAACAAGAATTGTGATGGCCTTTGTAAGAGAGGGTTAGACACAGAATGCTGTGTATTCTGCAAAGTTATAAGG GGATGTGACTGTCCTGGCGTTCCTCGTGGCGAAGCCTGTGCTGAGTGTTTCCTAAAAAGCAAAGCCAATATTGGGGG ATGGAAGGGTTTAAGAGATGACTTGCTCTTTCTCCTTGAAGAGGAGCTATGTGATGTGAATTTGTGTGCTCTGCATTGTGAGCTCAGAAACACTGAGCAATTGTTAATTTCACTTGGGATGTTTGCCTATGACTGTGGAAGCCTCAAGGACTGCAATTATGTTCTCTCTGAGTATGGTCCTGACAGTATGAAGGGGAGAGACAGGATTCTGGTCAAGACAAAACCAGGGCAGGAAAGTGCTATTGAGAGGCACAACTTTCAAGTAATATCATTTTCAG GGTCAACTGAACGCCGGTTCCTGGAGAACATTGACGAGATTGTTACGCGATCACTACCCAAGGAAAATCTTAAGTCCTTTTTCCAGAACAAAGATGTTGCGGAGACATACCTGTTAAATCAGGTTACATTTTGTGAAGAAATGGTTCAG GGAAATGTTgtctatcctttctggttcacccaggctGAAGTCCTTGCATTCAAAgtaatgcctgagcgcttctgggatatataa
- the LOC140924271 gene encoding D-serine dehydratase-like — MQKVSQLRSPAFLVDLATVKNNCKVMIEKCKSLGVQLRTNMKTHRTLQAGELMTGGTKRCLSVSTLAEAEFYADGGFDDITYAYPLSPDKVPQAAQLLSRLQNFHVLIDNHVVLDSLVANQPPQGKRWSVFLKVNCGYNRAGVSYDDPKGLELAKEIASKECLTLKGLYIHEGNAYNCAGEGKIKETTSEALTKLQIILNRLQEAGIECPVVGIGSTPSCSKPPDDLLKGITEFHPGNYVFYDYQQFLIGSCDISDIAVRVLTRVIGNYPDRGQILIDCGWTGLSLDSFGKLKTGYCFFEGHPNLKLVKMTQEIGIVEAAEGSLDVSLFPIGKLLKMIPYHACNTAYMHPVYYVVDGDSIVDKWIPNRGW; from the exons ATGCAAAAAGTCTCTCAGTTGCGCTCTCCTGCCTTTCTTGTAGACTTAGCAACTGTAAAAAACAACTGCAAAGTCATGATTGAAAAGTGCAAAAGTCTTGGAGTCCAACTAAGAACGAATATGAAGACACACAGGACTCT GCAAGCTGGCGAACTTATGACTGGTGGCACAAAAAGGTGCCTTTCAGTTTCAACTTTAGCAGAAGCAGAATTTTATGCTGATGGAGGCTTTGATGACATCACTTATGCCTACCCACTGTCACCTGACAAAGTACCACAGGCTGCCCAACTGTTGAGTCGACTTCAAAACTTTCATGTACTAATTGATAACCATGTGGTGCTTGACTCATTGGTAGCTAACCAACCTCCACAAGGAAAAAGATGGTCAGTTTTTCTTAAAGTTAACTGTGGCTATAACCGAG CGGGTGTGTCATATGATGATCCTAAAGGTTTGGAACTGGCCAAGGAGATAGCTTCAAAGGAGTGTTTGACATTAAAAGGACTTTATATTCATGAAGGAAATGCATATAATTGTGCTGGTGAAGGAAAAATTAAAGAGACAACATCAGAAGCATTGACAAAACTGCAAATCATTTTAAACAG GTTGCAAGAAGCTGGCATCGAATGTCCTGTTGTGGGGATTGGATCAACTCCAAGCTGCTCTAAGCCACCAGATGATTTGTTAAAAGGAATCACGGAATTTCATCCAGGAAATTATGTCTTTTATG ATTATCAGCAATTCCTAATCGGTTCATGTGATATTAGTGACATTGCTGTGCGAGTCTTGACGAGAGTCATAGGAAATTATCCTGACAGAGGGCAAATCTTAATAGACTGTGGCTGGACAGGATTATCTCTTGACAGCTTTGGAAAACTGAAAACAGGATATTGTTTCTTTGAAGGACACCCTAACCTCAA GCTTGTAAAAATGACTCAAGAAATTGGCATTGTAGAAGCAGCTGAAGGATCTCTGGATGTTTCTCTCTTCCCAATTGGTAAATTACTGAAGATGATACCTTATCAT GCATGCAACACTGCATATATGCATCCTGTATATTATGTTGTGGATGGAGACTCAATAGTCGATAAATGGATTCCTAACAGAGGCTGGTGA